TGGGAAAACCGCAGGATTAGGCATTAGGAGAGCAATTGAATTTGGAAGGCCGCGAAATATCATCATTCTTGGTCCGAACCATACAGGTTATGGCGCTGCTGTTTCCGTTTGGCGAGAGGGTGAATGGTATGTTCCAAATGGAAGTGTCAAAATAAGCACCGAAATTGCGGATGAGATAATAGATGGTAAGTTAATTTCTGATGATGAAGCTGCACATCTCTATGAGCACTCTATCGAGGTTCAGCTACCTTTGTTGATCCATGCATTTGGAGAATTTCAATTCGCTCCAATCTGCATGATGGACCAACGGCTTTCTACAGCGCGTTATGTTGCGGAAAGAATAAGAAAAATTTTAGAAAAATACCCGGACACGATAGTTGTTGCTTCGTCTGACTTCAATCATTACGACCCGCACGAAATAACGATAAAAAAAGACGAAATTGCCATCCAGCGAATTCTTGCGAATGACTTGGAAGGTCTCTACGAAGACCTGAGGAAATACGACATAACCATGTGCGGTCCCGGACCTGTTGCGGTTGTAAGAAGCTTGTTTAACCATGCAGAGCTTGTCTATCACACTACAAGTGCAGAATTCTCACAAGATTACTCCTATACAGTGGGGTATGTTTCTTTCATTCTGTGGTAGGCATTGTGGTTAAATTAACAACTAACAGAAAAACAAAAGCCCCGAGTCATTCGGGGCTTTTCGTGTATTTTAGAGCAAATGCTTAGTCTTTTTTCACCTTTTCTTCTATCTTTTTTGCTGCCAATTCGGCAGCTACTTTTGCTTTTTCAGCAGCTTTGTTCATCGCTTTTACCAGTGTGAAAACAATCCAAGCAACTATAAGAAAATCTATCGCAGCGGAGAGAACCTTTCCCCAGTAAATGCCATGCCACTGAATTTCCTGAATACTTCCGAGTTTCATTCTGCTGAGTACCGGCTGAAGAATAGCCGGAGTAATAAGGTCGTTAACAAGGGATGAAACAAGTTGGTTGAGTTTCCCACCGATAATAATTGCGACAGCAAGACCAATTACGTTGTACTGTTTTAAGAAATCAGTGAACTCCTTGAAAAACTTCTTCATCCATCTCCACCTCCAGTGTTTTTTAGAATGAGTATTAACTGAACACTTTGTTTATTCATTCTTTAAAGCAATCTCCAGGGTTTTCCATGGAAGTAGAAAGCATTTAACCCTCATTGGATAATTCTTCACATCGTAAAAATTTATGATAGGTCCAAGAACATTCTCATCAAATTCTTTTCCAAGCATCATATTCTCTGCGTTTTTCATCATTTCAAGTGCTTCTTGTTTTGTTTTTCCAATGATTTGTTCTATCATCACGTTTGTTGATGCCTGACTTATCGCACAACCGTGCCCTTCAAATTTCACATCGACGATCTTGTCACCATCAAAAAGAAAATAAAGCGTTACTTCATCACCGCAGGAAAGATTTTTACCTTCCTCGACCTTGTGAGCGTTTTCTATCTTTCCATGAAATTTCTTTAGTTTTGAATAGTCCATTATGAATTCAGAGTATATCATTCGAACCACCTCCGGATGTATTTTAACCCTTCTATTAAGACATCTATATCTTCTTTCGTGTTGTATAGATAAACGCTCGCTCTAACTGTTGAGTTAGGAAAATCTATCTTTGATCCTTTCGCTAAGACGCCCATTAGCGGTTGTGCACAATGGTGCCCGCTTCTTGTGGCTACACCAAAATTCTCATCGAGTATGTGTGAAACATCATGCGGATGCACACCTTTCACATTAAATGATACCAAAGATTTGTGAGAAGAATCAATTGGTCCGTAGATTTCCACAAAATCAAGTTCCATCATCTTTTCTAACAGGTAATTTGATAACTCTTCAACGTGCTCTTCTACCTTCTCAAATCCGATACTTTCCAGATAATCTATCGTATAACCAAGCCCAACGGCACCTGTGATGTGTTGAGTACCGGCTTCGAATCTGTACGGTAGAACATTGAATGTAACATCTTCAAATGTAACTTTATCTATCATCTCTCCGCCGTACAAAAACGGCTCAAGCTGTTCAAGAAGTGCCTTTTTTCCATACAGAACACCTATTCCCGTCGGGCCAAGCATTTTGTGGCCTGAAAACACGAGAAAATCAACATCGAACTTTTTGACATCAACTTTTTTATGTGGTACAAGCTGAGCACCGTCAACTATCAAGGTTGCATTTTTGAAAGTCTCTCTTATCAACTCTATAGGCATCTCTTGACCTGTAACATTTGACTGTCCTGTAATTGAAACAACTTTTGGGTTTGGAATAGATTCTTTAGTTTTCAAAATTGATTCATTTGTGATAACCCCTTTTTCATCTGCCGTTATGTAAGCTACTTTAAAGCCGTAGAATTTTGAGAGTCTCACCCAAGGTACGAGATTCGCATGGTGTTCTACTTGCGAGATTAATACAGTATCTTCCGTTTTCAAAATCCCGCTTTTCACGAGCGAGTTCACTAAGAAATTTATTCCCATAGTTGTTCCACTTGTGAAGATGATTTCTTCGGAACTTGCGTTCAAAAAATTGGCCACTTTTTCCCTTGCTTGTTCGTACGCGACTGTTGCCTCACCTGCGAGTGTGTGAACAGCTCTGTGGATGTTGGAATAATGATAAAGGTAAAAATCCGTCATCTTTTCGATGACGGATTTGCATTTGAGCGTGCTTGCTGCATTATCTAAATAAACTAACCTCTTGCCGTTGATATTTCTTTTAAGTGCAGGAAAATCGTTCAGTATATTTGAAAACTCCTCATCCGAGAACACCGTTGAGCGCATTCTCAACAACCCCTTCCAGATTGTATCGTTTGAGTTCATCTTTCAGTGTCTCAAAGACCCCGCGTACAATCATCTTCTGCGCATCTTCTCTTGGTATACCCCTGCTCATCAGATAAAATACCATGTTCTCATCTATCGGTGAGCTACTTGCGGCATGTGATGCAACAACATCGTTTTCGTCGACCATAAGACTTGGTATCGCTTCAACTTTAGCCTTTAGAGAGACCAAAGTTGCATGGTTGCTTTGGTGTGCTTCGACTTCTTTCGCACCGCTGATGATATCCATTATGCCTCTGAATACTACTTTAGATTCATCAGAGAGTACACCTTTTGCATCGACATTTCCGTAACTGTTTGGTTTGTAGAATCTCATGAGATAGAGTATGTCTATAATCGTTTTCCTGCTTCCAAGATAATAAGGACGCACATCGGCGTAGGCATTTTCACCACTTATTCTCACACTTACGTATCCAGCATTTATTTTACCACCGAAATAGAAATCTTTGACTACGGTTTTTGAATTATCTTCGACATCTATGAAAACATTTGAAATAAGTAAACTGTCATCTTTGCTTCCTAAGTAAAGATTGTAAAGATTAAACTTCGCACCCTTTCTGACTTTCACTCTGAGATTGCCTACAAAGAAAGGTTTTTCGACAATTCTTACAAGATTAAGTTCCCCGCTTCGCACGTCGATCAACATATTATCGTACTGGGTGATGTCGTTGACTATCAATGTGGTGTCATCTTTGACAGTTACGTAGTCCCCACTCGAAGAGAAAACGTCGGCAAGTAGAACAAATTTTCTATCTGCTCCTTCAAAATCCAGAGATTCGAGTAAATTCAAACCATCGATATCGAGAGATTCTAAACCTTTGTATGGCAAGACGTTTGGTAAAGAAATGCTCTTTAAACCCGTTCTCTTCCACATGGGAAATTTGTACGTAAGGTATTCGGAAAGCCTTTTTATCCTCCATTCATCGAGTAGATTATTTCCGCTGGGTTTGAAGTCTTCCACATTGTAGTCTTGTGCATCTATCGTTTTTCTCTGGGGGACAATCGCCCGTAAGTTTTGATGTTCCAGTCTCAAAGTCTTTTCTATTTTCGTTATGCTCATACTGCTCACCACCCTGATTAGCCTATCGAAGACTCAATTTCCATATCCACGAGCCTGTTCAATTCTATTGCATATTCAAACGGAAGTTCCTGAACAACTGGTTGGATGAAGCCTTTGACGATAAGCCCTTTAGCTTCTAATTCACTTAATCCTCTGCTCATGAGGTAGAAGATCTGCTCATCTTTAATTCTTCCTATCTTTGCTTCATGCCCAACATCTGAATCCGTGTTGTACACTTCAATTATCGGGACGGTGTCGCTTTTTGATTTATTGTCAATCATAAGCCCTGTACAACTCACACTTGCTTTTGAGCCTTTTGCACTCTCCATTATCTTGAGTAATCCTCTGTAGAACGACCAGCCACCACCTATACTGATACTTCTTGCATCCACCGTAGAACGCGTGTTCTTACCTATGTGTATCACCTTAGAACCAGTATCGATATGCTGTCCTGGTCCTGCAAATGAAATCGATACATTTTCTGAAACGGAGTTGTCTCCTTTAAGTATCGTTGCAGGGTACACCATCGTCTTGTAACTACCGAAAGAGCCTGAGACCCAAGTCATAACGGCGTCTTCTTCAGCTATTGCGCGTTTGATTTCAAGATTGAACATGTTCTTGCTCCAATTTTGCATTG
The DNA window shown above is from Fervidobacterium changbaicum and carries:
- the mscL gene encoding large conductance mechanosensitive channel protein MscL, with the protein product MKKFFKEFTDFLKQYNVIGLAVAIIIGGKLNQLVSSLVNDLITPAILQPVLSRMKLGSIQEIQWHGIYWGKVLSAAIDFLIVAWIVFTLVKAMNKAAEKAKVAAELAAKKIEEKVKKD
- a CDS encoding SufB/SufD family protein, which translates into the protein MSITKIEKTLRLEHQNLRAIVPQRKTIDAQDYNVEDFKPSGNNLLDEWRIKRLSEYLTYKFPMWKRTGLKSISLPNVLPYKGLESLDIDGLNLLESLDFEGADRKFVLLADVFSSSGDYVTVKDDTTLIVNDITQYDNMLIDVRSGELNLVRIVEKPFFVGNLRVKVRKGAKFNLYNLYLGSKDDSLLISNVFIDVEDNSKTVVKDFYFGGKINAGYVSVRISGENAYADVRPYYLGSRKTIIDILYLMRFYKPNSYGNVDAKGVLSDESKVVFRGIMDIISGAKEVEAHQSNHATLVSLKAKVEAIPSLMVDENDVVASHAASSSPIDENMVFYLMSRGIPREDAQKMIVRGVFETLKDELKRYNLEGVVENALNGVLG
- a CDS encoding SufS family cysteine desulfurase — protein: MRSTVFSDEEFSNILNDFPALKRNINGKRLVYLDNAASTLKCKSVIEKMTDFYLYHYSNIHRAVHTLAGEATVAYEQAREKVANFLNASSEEIIFTSGTTMGINFLVNSLVKSGILKTEDTVLISQVEHHANLVPWVRLSKFYGFKVAYITADEKGVITNESILKTKESIPNPKVVSITGQSNVTGQEMPIELIRETFKNATLIVDGAQLVPHKKVDVKKFDVDFLVFSGHKMLGPTGIGVLYGKKALLEQLEPFLYGGEMIDKVTFEDVTFNVLPYRFEAGTQHITGAVGLGYTIDYLESIGFEKVEEHVEELSNYLLEKMMELDFVEIYGPIDSSHKSLVSFNVKGVHPHDVSHILDENFGVATRSGHHCAQPLMGVLAKGSKIDFPNSTVRASVYLYNTKEDIDVLIEGLKYIRRWFE
- the sufU gene encoding Fe-S cluster assembly sulfur transfer protein SufU, with translation MIYSEFIMDYSKLKKFHGKIENAHKVEEGKNLSCGDEVTLYFLFDGDKIVDVKFEGHGCAISQASTNVMIEQIIGKTKQEALEMMKNAENMMLGKEFDENVLGPIINFYDVKNYPMRVKCFLLPWKTLEIALKNE
- the amrB gene encoding AmmeMemoRadiSam system protein B, whose protein sequence is MNRRPVVAGKFYPGTPNQLASVCEAFVGNEKPKNYLSQPIGLILPHAGYVYSGKTAGLGIRRAIEFGRPRNIIILGPNHTGYGAAVSVWREGEWYVPNGSVKISTEIADEIIDGKLISDDEAAHLYEHSIEVQLPLLIHAFGEFQFAPICMMDQRLSTARYVAERIRKILEKYPDTIVVASSDFNHYDPHEITIKKDEIAIQRILANDLEGLYEDLRKYDITMCGPGPVAVVRSLFNHAELVYHTTSAEFSQDYSYTVGYVSFILW